A window from Enterocloster bolteae encodes these proteins:
- a CDS encoding IS1634 family transposase — MRLTTNKTKNGISYYIIRSVRRDGKRSSEVVERLGTEREIMEKYHCTDANKWAKAHLDELNQAEAEKQQKVLVPLRTDILIPFDKQNSYNVGYLFLQKIYYDLRLPNICRKISKEYSFSYDLDSILSRLVYERILNPSSKLSCYEQSSDLLEPPAFELHQIYRALSVIADESDSIQAELYEASRRLVKRQTGVLYYDCTNYFFETECQEGLKQYGPSKEHRPSPIVEMGLFIDRSGIPLAFCIHPGNTNEQTTLIPLEEQILRDFSLSKFIVCTDAGLSSERNRKFNNFGGRCFITTQSIKKLKKDLRQWCLEPTGWHLKDSLDTYDISRLEDTAKNRSKLFYKQLYVEGNDGKRDIDFDQTLIVTYSLKYRNYQQQIRNQQISRAMKAIDTEPKRIDKHSQNDYRRFIKKTSITADGECAANKIYEIDQDAVQEEAQYDGFYAVYTNLDDDPSEIAAVNQGRWEIEESFRIMKSEFEARPVYLKRDDRIKAHFTTCFIALLIYRILERKLDSQFTCDEIISTLRKMRVTSIGNEGYVPSYTRTKLTDALHEYAGFRTDYELIKKRTIKGICRHSKE; from the coding sequence ATGCGATTAACTACAAATAAAACCAAAAATGGAATAAGCTACTACATCATCCGCTCTGTCCGCCGCGACGGCAAACGCTCCTCAGAAGTTGTGGAACGCCTTGGAACTGAACGGGAAATCATGGAAAAATATCATTGTACAGATGCCAATAAATGGGCTAAGGCGCATCTGGACGAGCTCAATCAGGCCGAAGCTGAAAAGCAGCAGAAAGTCCTTGTTCCGCTGCGGACGGATATTCTCATTCCTTTCGATAAGCAGAATTCCTATAACGTTGGTTACCTTTTCCTTCAGAAGATCTACTATGATCTTCGCCTGCCAAACATCTGTAGAAAGATTTCAAAAGAATATTCGTTTTCCTATGACCTTGATTCCATCCTTTCACGTCTTGTGTATGAGAGGATCCTCAATCCGTCTTCAAAACTCTCCTGCTATGAGCAGTCCTCCGATTTGCTCGAACCACCGGCTTTTGAACTGCATCAGATTTATCGTGCCCTGTCTGTCATTGCAGACGAATCCGATTCCATCCAGGCGGAACTGTATGAAGCAAGCCGGCGGCTGGTCAAACGGCAGACCGGAGTCCTGTACTATGACTGTACCAATTACTTTTTTGAAACGGAATGTCAGGAAGGCCTGAAACAATACGGTCCGAGCAAGGAACATCGCCCGAGCCCTATCGTCGAGATGGGACTTTTCATTGATCGAAGTGGGATCCCCCTTGCCTTTTGTATCCATCCAGGCAATACCAATGAACAGACTACTCTGATCCCATTGGAAGAACAGATCCTGAGAGATTTCTCACTTTCAAAATTTATCGTCTGTACGGATGCTGGACTGTCTTCTGAACGCAACCGGAAATTCAACAACTTTGGCGGCCGCTGTTTCATAACAACGCAGTCCATTAAAAAGCTCAAAAAAGATTTGCGCCAATGGTGTCTGGAGCCCACCGGATGGCATCTGAAAGACAGCCTGGATACCTATGATATCAGCAGGCTCGAAGACACCGCTAAAAACCGCAGCAAGCTGTTCTACAAGCAGCTGTATGTGGAAGGAAATGACGGGAAACGTGATATTGATTTCGATCAGACTCTGATCGTGACCTATTCCCTGAAATACAGGAACTATCAACAACAGATCCGAAATCAGCAGATTTCAAGAGCGATGAAAGCAATTGATACCGAGCCGAAAAGGATTGATAAGCATAGCCAGAATGATTACCGCAGATTCATAAAGAAAACATCGATCACCGCAGATGGTGAATGCGCTGCAAATAAGATTTACGAAATTGATCAGGACGCCGTACAGGAAGAAGCCCAGTATGACGGCTTCTATGCCGTCTATACGAATCTCGACGATGACCCTTCCGAAATCGCAGCAGTAAATCAAGGGCGGTGGGAAATCGAAGAATCTTTCCGGATCATGAAATCAGAATTCGAGGCCAGGCCGGTTTACCTAAAACGGGATGACAGGATCAAAGCTCACTTTACGACATGTTTTATCGCGCTTTTAATCTACCGGATTCTGGAACGCAAACTAGACAGCCAGTTCACTTGTGATGAGATTATTTCGACACTCAGAAAAATGAGGGTAACAAGCATAGGAAACGAAGGATATGTCCCATCTTACACACGTACAAAGCTTACGGATGCGTTGCATGAGTACGCCGGGTTCCGTACTGACTATGAATTGATAAAGAAACGTACCATAAAGGGTATCTGCAGACATTCAAAAGAATAA
- a CDS encoding IS110 family transposase, with translation MISVGIDVSKGKSTVCVLKPYGEIVCRPFEMQHVEKDLEDFHKLLKKLEGEIRIVMEATGIYHLPVLTFLHDKGYFVSVVNPFAMKKYAKDNSIRGAKTDKLDSIMIANYGIEKWFKLQSYEGDEEIYAELKLLGRRYRYYMELHVKALQELTHILDYVMPGIKKMFNSWNEANGKDKLSDFVERFWHFDLITSMSLEKFTEEYLVWAKEKKYHRSRSKAEAVYELTSSGISTLSSGTPSTKMLVQEAISVLRTVDSSLSPILTRMQVLAKSLPEYSTVREMGGVGDVLAVKLMAEIGDVRRLHSAKALIAWAGIDPPPYESGQFIGSKRKITKRGSSTLRKVGYEVMRVLKSHPAPKDDAVYNYILKKEGEGKSKKHAKIAGLNKFLRIYYARVIAVYQ, from the coding sequence ATGATAAGTGTAGGGATTGATGTGTCAAAAGGGAAAAGTACGGTCTGTGTGCTTAAGCCATACGGAGAGATCGTGTGCAGACCTTTTGAAATGCAGCATGTGGAGAAGGATTTGGAAGACTTTCATAAACTGCTGAAAAAATTGGAGGGAGAGATACGAATTGTGATGGAGGCTACTGGCATTTATCATCTGCCTGTATTGACATTCCTTCATGACAAAGGATACTTCGTGTCGGTTGTTAATCCGTTTGCAATGAAGAAATATGCGAAGGACAACAGCATCCGAGGGGCAAAGACCGACAAACTTGATTCCATAATGATTGCGAACTATGGAATTGAAAAATGGTTCAAGCTGCAAAGCTATGAAGGTGATGAAGAAATCTATGCGGAACTTAAGCTTCTGGGGCGCAGGTATCGGTACTATATGGAACTTCATGTGAAAGCTTTGCAGGAGTTGACACATATCCTGGATTATGTAATGCCGGGTATCAAGAAGATGTTTAACAGTTGGAATGAAGCGAATGGCAAGGACAAGCTCAGCGACTTTGTGGAAAGATTTTGGCACTTTGACCTAATCACATCCATGAGCCTTGAAAAATTCACAGAGGAGTATCTTGTTTGGGCAAAAGAAAAGAAATACCACCGAAGCAGATCCAAGGCTGAAGCAGTCTATGAATTAACTTCAAGTGGTATTTCCACACTGTCTTCCGGTACCCCATCGACCAAAATGTTAGTACAGGAAGCCATATCAGTATTGAGAACTGTGGATAGTTCTCTGTCTCCTATTTTAACACGGATGCAGGTACTTGCGAAGTCCCTGCCTGAATATTCAACAGTCAGGGAAATGGGCGGAGTAGGTGATGTCCTTGCGGTTAAACTGATGGCAGAGATTGGCGATGTGAGAAGGCTACATAGTGCAAAGGCACTCATAGCATGGGCAGGGATTGACCCGCCACCGTATGAATCTGGACAGTTTATCGGATCAAAACGCAAGATAACGAAACGAGGTTCTTCAACGCTCAGGAAGGTCGGCTATGAGGTGATGAGAGTGCTTAAGAGCCATCCGGCCCCAAAAGATGATGCCGTGTACAACTATATCTTAAAAAAAGAAGGTGAAGGTAAAAGCAAGAAACATGCAAAGATTGCCGGTTTGAATAAGTTTCTGCGAATTTATTATGCAAGGGTAATCGCAGTGTATCAATAG
- a CDS encoding transposase domain-containing protein → MFHDSIQGAQASAVIYSISETAKLNNLRPYYYFKHLLTELPKRCDEKGNIDSAKLNHLLPWAKELPAECRKPRR, encoded by the coding sequence ATGTTTCACGATTCCATTCAGGGAGCGCAGGCAAGCGCTGTCATCTACAGTATTTCGGAAACCGCAAAGCTCAATAACCTGAGACCTTATTATTATTTTAAACATTTACTCACAGAGCTTCCCAAACGCTGTGACGAAAAAGGAAATATAGATTCTGCGAAGCTAAACCACTTATTGCCATGGGCAAAAGAGTTACCGGCTGAATGCAGAAAACCACGCCGCTGA
- a CDS encoding DUF4214 domain-containing protein, producing MQNTTFNITSLQKITDDTEFIIQCYHTMLGRSLDPFEMQHAIQMLSNGLSKKGFLYWITRSQEFGNRFVIKEIASYKLDCYLYKGMEKLLKLLHLDSIPKYNSECFSTPLHCGRFGYLAEQFTEHDYSFDTEYSALAEGQISQISAYLPKLSDLTYIGHLASVLSPANSVLNTSITHTKVADITEYMDSHMPAPKSSCFITNPDVLFQLLTTDRLSSFANSIGDTLVLTMPQLPSSQAYVSIVWDGSWDRMEFRPDGTICRWMAGLELDGSIHLINHSMDYCQITLDFILTVLDINSEVSISFHGKTIPIQYSGTKCNVTLKLSLNPGCNTMSLLYAGKRIKQPDASGRPALLSVDNLALSFLGSSFLSLSGEAAYSLDEQSHGTGYYPYLLPDSFIRSQLHRNGFFEISAFRVSKTYAVSQLPTTRYDYLRDERHHDCFYILDSDSKEEDITSFSSVILYIACRTGHLSPEFYNYELEEH from the coding sequence ATGCAAAACACCACATTCAACATCACGTCCTTACAAAAAATAACTGATGATACCGAATTCATCATTCAATGTTACCATACCATGCTAGGCCGTTCTTTAGATCCATTCGAGATGCAGCATGCCATACAGATGTTATCAAACGGTCTGTCAAAAAAAGGCTTCTTATATTGGATTACGCGCTCCCAGGAATTTGGCAACCGCTTTGTTATAAAAGAGATTGCTTCTTATAAATTAGACTGCTATCTTTATAAAGGCATGGAAAAACTACTTAAACTTCTACATCTGGATAGCATTCCCAAATATAATAGTGAATGCTTTTCCACGCCGCTTCACTGCGGACGCTTTGGGTACTTAGCGGAGCAGTTTACTGAACATGATTATTCCTTTGACACAGAGTACAGCGCATTGGCAGAAGGGCAGATTTCTCAGATTTCCGCTTATCTTCCTAAACTGTCGGATCTAACATATATCGGACATCTGGCCTCTGTACTGAGTCCGGCAAATTCAGTTTTAAATACGAGCATAACACACACCAAAGTAGCAGATATAACAGAATACATGGACTCCCATATGCCGGCCCCTAAAAGCAGCTGTTTTATTACAAATCCGGATGTTCTCTTTCAACTACTTACTACAGACAGGCTATCCTCCTTTGCCAATTCCATTGGGGACACTCTTGTCCTCACTATGCCCCAGCTCCCCTCTTCCCAGGCATATGTAAGCATCGTATGGGATGGCAGCTGGGACCGGATGGAGTTCCGCCCCGACGGCACAATATGCAGGTGGATGGCTGGACTGGAATTGGATGGTTCAATCCATCTTATAAACCACAGCATGGATTATTGTCAGATTACTCTTGATTTTATACTGACCGTACTGGATATTAACAGCGAGGTTTCCATTTCCTTTCATGGAAAAACTATACCGATTCAATATTCCGGTACAAAATGTAATGTCACCTTAAAGTTATCCCTGAATCCAGGCTGCAACACAATGTCCTTACTATATGCCGGCAAAAGGATTAAACAGCCCGATGCCTCCGGACGTCCAGCGCTGCTATCGGTTGACAATCTAGCTTTGTCCTTCCTCGGTTCAAGCTTCCTGTCTCTTTCCGGAGAAGCAGCTTACAGTCTGGATGAACAAAGCCACGGTACCGGTTACTATCCTTATTTGCTGCCAGATTCATTTATACGTTCACAGCTCCATCGAAACGGTTTTTTTGAAATCAGCGCTTTCCGGGTTTCAAAGACATATGCTGTCTCCCAACTGCCTACAACCAGATATGATTATCTGAGGGATGAACGGCATCACGACTGTTTTTATATTTTAGATTCAGATAGTAAAGAAGAGGACATTACTTCCTTTTCATCTGTCATCCTATATATCGCCTGCAGGACGGGACATCTCTCACCGGAATTTTATAATTATGAACTGGAGGAACATTAA
- a CDS encoding ABC transporter ATP-binding protein, translating into MKAENAIEVHDIKKSFRVYLDKGRTLKELVLFSKRRKYEERQVLQGISFEVKKGEALGLIGHNGCGKSTTLKLLTRIMYPDSGTIEMRGRVSSLIELGAGFHPDMSGRQNIYTNASIFGLTRKEIDARVDNIIEFSELEAFIDNPVRTYSSGMYMRLAFAVAINVDADILLVDEILAVGDANFQAKCFNKLREIKANGTTIVIVSHSLGQIEEICERSIWIHEGKIQKEGNPREVHPAYLEYMGQKRPEAASEKVKSEGERPGDGRVRIKTVEVISGKEGESNVFRTGEPVTLNISYNVVEKVEEASIGLEVYNGDGVKCYSTDTRTEKMDYIKLERDGEIHLILENLELLNGKYTMDFSIKSKDSFPIDSYTKAFSFEMYSDVKDTGISRLAHKWEVKNA; encoded by the coding sequence ATGAAGGCTGAAAATGCAATTGAAGTTCATGATATAAAGAAAAGCTTTCGGGTATATTTGGATAAAGGCCGGACCTTGAAAGAACTGGTCTTATTCAGTAAGAGAAGAAAATATGAAGAGCGTCAGGTTCTTCAGGGGATTAGCTTTGAGGTAAAAAAGGGTGAAGCATTAGGTCTTATAGGCCATAATGGCTGCGGTAAGAGTACAACGCTGAAACTTCTGACCAGAATCATGTATCCCGATTCGGGAACGATAGAGATGCGTGGGAGGGTATCCAGCCTGATAGAGCTCGGGGCAGGATTTCATCCGGATATGAGCGGACGTCAAAATATATATACCAATGCATCTATTTTTGGTCTGACAAGAAAGGAAATAGATGCAAGAGTTGATAATATCATTGAGTTTTCGGAACTAGAAGCATTTATAGATAATCCCGTAAGAACATACTCATCAGGTATGTATATGCGCCTGGCGTTCGCCGTTGCTATTAACGTAGATGCGGACATCCTTCTGGTAGATGAGATTCTGGCTGTAGGTGATGCGAATTTTCAGGCAAAATGTTTTAATAAACTAAGGGAGATTAAGGCAAACGGAACAACTATTGTTATTGTATCTCACTCGCTGGGACAGATTGAAGAAATTTGCGAGAGAAGCATTTGGATTCATGAGGGAAAGATTCAGAAGGAAGGGAACCCGAGAGAGGTTCATCCGGCTTATCTGGAGTATATGGGGCAGAAACGTCCGGAGGCAGCGTCAGAGAAGGTAAAAAGCGAAGGTGAACGTCCTGGTGACGGAAGGGTGCGGATTAAAACTGTTGAAGTGATTTCGGGCAAAGAGGGTGAGTCTAACGTGTTTAGAACAGGTGAGCCTGTCACTTTAAATATTTCCTACAATGTGGTGGAGAAAGTAGAGGAAGCATCCATCGGACTTGAGGTTTATAATGGGGATGGGGTTAAATGCTATTCAACTGACACAAGGACGGAGAAAATGGATTATATAAAGCTGGAAAGGGATGGAGAGATACATCTGATTCTTGAAAATCTGGAGCTGCTTAACGGGAAGTATACTATGGACTTTTCGATAAAGAGCAAAGATAGCTTCCCGATTGACAGCTATACAAAAGCATTTTCATTTGAAATGTATTCAGACGTGAAGGATACAGGCATATCGCGGCTGGCTCATAAGTGGGAAGTGAAAAATGCATAA
- a CDS encoding glycosyltransferase family 4 protein: protein MRIFQMLSSLTYGDAIGNVVLALKEAIQKLGYETEVYAEAIDTRLPAGSAKKIQYLPELHKDDVVINHLSNGTSWNHRFGDFSCRKIIYYHNVTPPRFFEDFSVELQMNCHRGLKDVEYLADKVDYCLAVSEFNKQDLRRMGYRQKIDVLPILIPYGDYDKTPSQNILDKYGDGRTNILFTGRISPNKKQEDVIKAFFYYKNYMNQDARLFFVGKYAGMEAYYEQLKRYAEVLDLKDVYFTGHIKFDEILAYYRTADVFACMSEHEGFCVPLVEAMYFGVPIVAYDSSAIADTLGNGGILTEDKDPKLVAEIINRLVQDETLRKEIISRQKEQLKRFEYDKVTSLFSGYLEKFLEEHNEG from the coding sequence ATGAGGATATTTCAAATGCTGAGTAGCCTTACTTATGGAGATGCTATAGGTAATGTTGTGTTAGCTCTAAAGGAAGCTATACAGAAGCTGGGGTATGAGACAGAAGTTTATGCAGAAGCCATTGATACCAGGCTGCCTGCCGGCTCTGCTAAGAAGATTCAGTATCTGCCTGAATTGCATAAGGATGATGTTGTTATAAATCATCTGTCCAACGGAACTAGTTGGAACCACAGATTTGGTGATTTTTCCTGCCGTAAAATTATTTATTATCACAATGTTACGCCGCCTCGCTTTTTTGAGGATTTCAGTGTGGAATTGCAGATGAACTGCCATAGGGGATTAAAAGATGTAGAATATCTGGCAGATAAGGTTGACTACTGTCTTGCTGTTTCTGAGTTTAATAAGCAGGATTTGAGAAGAATGGGATACAGGCAAAAGATAGATGTGCTTCCAATTCTTATACCCTATGGAGATTATGATAAAACTCCTTCTCAGAATATTTTGGATAAGTATGGAGATGGCAGAACCAATATCCTGTTTACTGGCAGGATTTCACCTAATAAAAAACAGGAGGATGTAATTAAGGCCTTTTTTTATTATAAAAATTATATGAATCAGGATGCGAGGCTGTTTTTTGTGGGAAAATATGCCGGGATGGAGGCATATTATGAACAGTTAAAGCGATATGCAGAGGTGTTGGACCTTAAGGATGTATATTTTACCGGCCACATAAAGTTTGATGAAATTCTGGCTTATTATCGGACTGCCGATGTATTTGCCTGTATGAGTGAGCATGAAGGGTTCTGCGTTCCTTTGGTAGAGGCAATGTACTTTGGTGTACCTATTGTGGCCTACGATAGCTCAGCTATAGCAGATACCTTGGGCAATGGGGGAATATTGACAGAAGATAAGGATCCCAAACTGGTGGCAGAAATTATAAACAGGCTGGTTCAGGATGAGACACTGCGAAAAGAGATTATCTCCAGACAGAAGGAACAGTTGAAGCGTTTTGAATATGATAAAGTCACATCACTTTTCTCTGGTTACTTAGAGAAATTTTTGGAGGAACACAATGAAGGCTGA
- a CDS encoding ABC transporter permease, which yields MQLFKEIYAYREMIFSLVRRDLKGRYKGSALGFFWTFLNPLLQLVVYTFVFSVIMKSDVEYYYLHLFVALVPWLFFSMSVSEGCSCIRSQQDMVKKIYFPREVLPIAYVTSQFINMLLSFVVVLLVVLLSGRGLNLVALLYLPIIAIVEYLLCLGSALLVSAITVYVRDMEYLLKIVTMALQFLTPVMYSIDIVPERYMAIYVLNPMTPIIVAYRDILYYGKIPRLTTLLHAVLMGVVLLVIGFLVFGKLKRRFAEEL from the coding sequence ATGCAGTTGTTTAAGGAGATTTATGCATATAGGGAGATGATATTCAGTCTTGTACGCAGGGACTTAAAGGGGCGTTATAAAGGTTCGGCGTTGGGATTTTTTTGGACATTTTTGAATCCGCTGCTTCAGCTGGTGGTATATACTTTTGTCTTTTCTGTTATTATGAAAAGTGATGTTGAATATTATTATCTTCATCTTTTTGTGGCATTAGTACCCTGGCTGTTTTTCAGTATGTCTGTATCAGAAGGGTGTTCCTGTATTCGTTCACAACAGGATATGGTAAAGAAAATCTACTTTCCAAGAGAAGTCTTGCCAATAGCTTATGTCACAAGCCAATTTATCAACATGCTGTTAAGCTTTGTTGTGGTTCTTCTGGTAGTTTTGTTATCCGGACGGGGGCTCAACCTTGTGGCGCTTTTATATCTTCCTATAATAGCGATTGTGGAATATTTGCTATGCCTCGGTTCAGCTCTCCTTGTGTCGGCAATTACTGTGTATGTCCGCGATATGGAGTATTTGCTGAAAATTGTCACTATGGCGCTGCAGTTTTTAACGCCGGTAATGTATTCAATTGATATTGTACCTGAGCGTTATATGGCGATTTATGTTTTGAATCCCATGACCCCGATTATCGTTGCATATAGAGATATCCTATATTATGGAAAGATACCAAGGCTTACTACACTGCTTCACGCAGTTCTAATGGGTGTGGTATTGCTGGTAATTGGTTTCCTTGTCTTTGGCAAGCTGAAACGTCGTTTTGCTGAGGAGCTATAG
- a CDS encoding glycosyltransferase family 4 protein, which translates to MKIGFEAQLLLDRHKTGIGWCAVNLIQNLVSMEGHNDYQMHYFSLGKSPELLVEMKQYEDLGIMLKPCKWFRFVLYKLIWPFVPVPYSLFFGRECDVTQFFNFFVPPGVKGKTVTIVHDMAYKACPETVKSRTRHWLNLVLKKSCNRADIIITVSQFSKDELVRYLGVPKEKIRVMHLGVDQSKFSNHQSRERIDAVRGKYHIKERYYLYLGTIEPRKNIKRLLEAYGRLHDKMSNAPQLVLAGGRGWLCDDIYETAKALDLGDDILFTGYVEEGEAPVLLAGAMAFLFPSLYEGFGIPPLEAMACGTPVLSADKASLPEVLGDAALLINPESVDEICMGMERLAVDRALRSELSRKGSERVKIYTWERSAHILKGIYEELVTLEERHAVV; encoded by the coding sequence ATGAAAATTGGATTTGAGGCCCAGCTATTATTGGACCGCCATAAGACAGGAATTGGATGGTGTGCAGTCAATCTGATTCAAAACCTGGTTAGTATGGAAGGGCATAATGATTACCAGATGCACTATTTTTCATTAGGGAAGTCACCGGAACTATTGGTTGAGATGAAGCAGTATGAAGATTTGGGGATAATGCTGAAGCCTTGTAAATGGTTCCGTTTTGTGCTGTATAAATTAATATGGCCATTTGTTCCTGTGCCGTATTCTCTGTTTTTTGGCAGGGAGTGTGATGTTACACAGTTTTTTAATTTTTTTGTTCCTCCAGGTGTAAAGGGGAAAACAGTTACGATTGTCCATGATATGGCATATAAGGCATGTCCGGAAACCGTAAAATCGAGAACTAGGCATTGGCTTAATCTGGTGCTGAAGAAATCTTGTAATCGTGCCGATATAATTATAACTGTCTCTCAATTCAGTAAGGATGAACTGGTTCGTTATCTGGGAGTTCCGAAAGAGAAGATACGGGTAATGCATTTGGGAGTAGACCAGTCAAAGTTTAGCAATCATCAGTCACGGGAACGGATTGATGCGGTAAGAGGGAAATATCACATCAAGGAGAGGTACTATCTGTATTTAGGTACCATTGAGCCGAGAAAGAATATAAAGAGGCTTTTGGAGGCTTACGGCAGGCTCCATGATAAAATGTCGAATGCACCTCAGTTGGTGCTGGCTGGAGGACGGGGATGGCTCTGCGATGATATATATGAAACAGCAAAGGCATTGGATTTAGGAGATGATATTCTTTTTACCGGATATGTGGAAGAGGGAGAAGCGCCTGTCCTCTTAGCGGGCGCAATGGCTTTTTTATTTCCGTCCTTATATGAAGGATTTGGTATTCCTCCATTGGAAGCTATGGCCTGTGGAACCCCGGTGCTGTCCGCAGATAAAGCGTCATTGCCGGAGGTTCTTGGAGATGCGGCATTGTTGATAAACCCTGAATCTGTTGACGAAATCTGTATGGGAATGGAGCGGCTGGCAGTGGATAGGGCATTACGCAGTGAACTTTCAAGAAAAGGAAGCGAGCGTGTGAAAATATATACGTGGGAACGGTCCGCACACATATTAAAGGGAATATATGAGGAATTAGTTACATTGGAGGAAAGACATGCAGTTGTTTAA